A genomic segment from Spinacia oleracea cultivar Varoflay chromosome 3, BTI_SOV_V1, whole genome shotgun sequence encodes:
- the LOC130469969 gene encoding protein RNA-directed DNA methylation 3-like — protein MKTGFLPISINREVEKAGIPKRKRAMFSLLVHSKGTQPGKIAKSYLTGKEGWCWSSVKANNSTNSGGWSTGKANVDGVSNSWRSQKEEKPQPKSNDRSVGDGNFDKDAKEEGLSSWDAKKVERKTQSSWGQPSESKNSAQSSADHWGFDKSNQLGKSSGWGSEDTNAGKDSEKQDSWGKSNPGGSGWNKKQPEGGRGWGSSNTGEWKSRKTQNQNQNQNQNQNQNRPPRGPNDHSPRVALTATRKRMDEFPTISTPTDRTPTISTPTIATPTDRTPTVSTPTISTPTDKTPTRDSENLEGTSAWNDKLQKENRSFSKQSQPASSKDWDSTGNVTTGNTGFGVEKGNEKPWDVASNVSVKKSTWGQTGGNSWKKNEQDEKDGDPQGLPWGKSHKSSDSWTSGQGNQHPVSQGARNPGGWSSVKANNSTNSGGWSTGKANVDDVSSSWGSQKEDKPQPKSNDRSVGDGNFDKDAKEEGLSRWDAKKSNQPGKSSGWGSEDTNAGKDSEKQDSWGKSNVSTWKKESGEKLHGSDDSQSPWGQLGGSGWNKKQPEGGRGWGSSNTGEWKSGKTQNQNQNQNQNRPPRGPNDDSSRVTLTATRKRMDEFPTISTPTDRTPTISTPTISTPTDRTPTVSTPTISTPTDKTPTVSAPTISTLTDRTPTISIPTDRTPTD, from the exons ATGAAAACGGGGTTTCTTCCAATTTCAATAAACAGGGAGGTGGAAAAAGCTGGGATTCCAAAAAGAAAGAGAGCAATGTTCAGTCTTCTTGTGCACAGCAAGGGGACTCAACCTGGAAAGATAGCAAAGAG TTATTTAACAGGCAAGGAAGGCTGGTGTTGGAGTTCCGTCAAGGCTAATAATAGCACAAATTCTGGTGGTTGGAGCACAGGTAAGGCTAATGTAGACGGTGTTTCCAATAGTTGGAGGTCTCAAAAGGAAGAGAAGCCTCAGCCAAAGAGTAACGACAGAAGTGTCGGTGACGGGAATTTCGATAAGGATGCTAAAGAAGAAGGTCTGAGTAGCTGGGATGCCAAAAAGGTAGAGCGAAAAACTCAATCTTCCTGGGGACAGCCTAGTGAATCAAAGAATTCTGCACAAAGTAGTGCTGATCATTGGGGTTTTGACAAGTCAAATCAGCTTGGGAAATCATCTGGTTGGGGTTCTGAAGATACAAACGCTGGCAAGGACAGTGAGAAACAAGATTCATGGGGGAAATCCAAT CCTGGCGGGTCAGGGTGGAATAAAAAGCAGCCTGAAGGAGGTCGTGGCTGGGGCTCTTCAAACACTGGAGAATGGAAGAGCAGGAAGACTCAGAATCAAAATCAGAATCAAAATcagaatcaaaatcaaaatcgacCTCCGAGAGGACCAAATGACCATTCTCCGAGGGTTGCATTAACTGCTACTAGAAAACGAATGGACGAGTTCCCTACTATCTCAACCCCTACTGATAGAACCCCTACTATTTCAACCCCTACTATCGCAACCCCTACTGATAGAACCCCTACTGTCTCAACCCCTACTATCTCAACCCCTACTGATAAAACCCCTACT CGAGATTCTGAAAATCTGGAAGGAACAAGTGCCTGGAATGATAAACTGCAAAAAGAAAACAGATCGTTTTCAAAACAGAGCCAACCAGCAAGCTCCAAAGACTGGGATTCTACTGGAAATGTTACAACTGGCAATACTGGTTTTGGAGTGGAAAAAGGAAACGAAAAGCCTTGGGACGTTGCTAGCAACGTTAGTGTTAAAAAGTCTACTTGGGGACAAACTGGTGGTAATTCTTGGAAGAAGAATGAACAAGATGAAAAAGATGGTGATCCACAGGGTCTGCCCTGGGGTAAAAGTCACAAGAGTTCTGATAGTTGGACCTCTGGTCAGGGTAACCAGCACCCTGTTTCCCAAGGG GCAAGGAATCCTGGTGGTTGGAGTTCTGTCAAGGCTAATAATAGCACAAATTCTGGTGGTTGGAGCACAGGTAAGGCCAATGTAGACGATGTTTCCAGTAGTTGGGGGTCTCAAAAGGAAGACAAGCCTCAGCCAAAGAGTAACGACAGAAGTGTTGGTGACGGGAATTTCGATAAGGATGCTAAAGAAGAAGGTCTGAGTAGATGGGATGCCAAAAAG TCAAATCAGCCTGGGAAATCATCTGGTTGGGGTTCTGAAGATACCAACGCTGGCAAGGACAGTGAGAAACAAGATTCCTGGGGGAAATCCAATGTTTCAACATGGAAGAAAGAATCTGGTGAAAAGTTGCATGGTTCTGATGATTCACAATCACCTTGGGGACAGCTTGGCGGGTCAGGGTGGAATAAAAAGCAGCCTGAAGGAGGTCGTGGCTGGGGCTCCTCAAACACTGGAGAATGGAAGAGCGGGAAGACCCAGAATCAAAATCAGAATCAAAATCAGAATCGACCTCCGAGAGGACCAAATGACGATTCTTCGAGGGTTACATTAACTGCTACTAGAAAACGAATGGACGAGTTCCCTACTATCTCAACCCCTACTGATAGAACGCCTACTATTTCAACCCCTACTATCTCAACCCCTACTGATAGAACCCCTACTGTCTCAACCCCTACTATCTCAACCCCTACTGATAAAACCCCTACTGTATCAGCCCCTACTATCTCAACCCTTACTGATAGAACCCCTACTATCTCAATCCCTACTGATAGAACCCCTACTGATTGA